DNA sequence from the Candidatus Schekmanbacteria bacterium genome:
GATTATGATTTTACAAATAGATGATTTTAAAAATAAAGGAGATGAATAACTATGAAAAAAAGTGTCAAGATTGAAATGTTATGGCATCTTGATAAACTTATTCTTCCTTTCCCTGTGACAATAATTACAACTGTTGATAGTGATGGTAATATAAATGCGGCGCCATATTCTCTTGCAATGCCTTGGTGTGCTTCACCAAAAAATCCTCAGTTTATGCTAAGTTGTAATAAAGCTTGGCATACACCAAGAAACATTGAAGCAAATGGAGAATTTGTTGTTAATTATCCAACATCATCCCTCTGTGAAAAGGTGGCTGAAACAGGCAGGTTTTATCCTGAAGGGATAAATGAACTCGATTATGCAGGGCTTAATGCTATTCCCTCTGAAAAAGTTTCCCCTCCGAGAATCGAAGAATGCTATCAGCATATTGAGTGTAGGGTAAATGAAAAATTTTATCCAAGTTCAACGCAGGTTACCTTTATTGCAGACATTCTCGACATATCAATTAATGAAGAATTTTTGGAAATGGAGCGCATAGAGAGAATAAAGGCAATGGATTTGCCCATATATTTTGGGACAAATAAGATTGGCGGAAGCATTTTCGGAATTGTTGGAAGTTATGAAACATATTCGCCTGATATAAAGCCAAAAATTGAGGAAAAATAGAAAAAGAATGAACATATTTGAAAGCAGAATTACGATTTCCTTAAAGTTCTTAATACTTATTTTTTCCTTGTGGGCACTATTCATATTTCTGGATTTTTCAGGAATTAACACTCATAAAGTCAATGGCAAAGCGGTCAATGTAATTCTGGGATTCAGTGTCTATGGAATCTATGCAAAAATTATGGATATAATACAGCTTACAATACTTATTTCTTTTATATATGGAATTGTGAAAGCAAGAAAACTGTTAGGTTATATGCTTCCTATTGCCTATATGATTTATTCTTTTGTGAGTATGCATTCTTTTTCAATCATGATGCCTGAAGCGCCCAACAAGGTAAAACTTTTTTTTGACCTTTTTTCATTGATAGGAGGAGGCACAATTTGCCTCCTCCTTTTTATTAATAGACGCTATTTCAACCAAACTTGAATTTGTTGCCTCCCCGGGGGCCTGTCCATTCTTTTCTTTTCGCTTCTTTTCTTTTCATTTTTGTTCCTTTCTTAACTTCCTTGTGTAAAGCACATAGGAATGAGACATCCTGATGAATGTGGCCCTGATACAGAATCATTTTTACACGCTTTGAGCACTGCCTCCTCCGGTTTTAGCTGAACACATTTGATTTCTGGTTTGATGTAGTTTTTCTTCCTATTAATGTGCATAGTTCCCCTCTCTTCTTTTTTGTTTTTATATGAAGAAAAAAATT
Encoded proteins:
- a CDS encoding flavin reductase family protein encodes the protein MKKSVKIEMLWHLDKLILPFPVTIITTVDSDGNINAAPYSLAMPWCASPKNPQFMLSCNKAWHTPRNIEANGEFVVNYPTSSLCEKVAETGRFYPEGINELDYAGLNAIPSEKVSPPRIEECYQHIECRVNEKFYPSSTQVTFIADILDISINEEFLEMERIERIKAMDLPIYFGTNKIGGSIFGIVGSYETYSPDIKPKIEEK